A genome region from Fusarium musae strain F31 chromosome 5, whole genome shotgun sequence includes the following:
- a CDS encoding hypothetical protein (EggNog:ENOG41), with the protein MSDEHNHLAESGVTLHSDSELYSAGDDLSSPPSSNSPVILYKPPTVWSLIRGAAINLLLPFVNGMMLGFGELFAHEAAFRLGWGGTKVFPLSRRRVHPIGPGIELREKSYAPRPSLDDFASLE; encoded by the exons ATGTCCGACGAACACAACCACCTCGCCGAGTCCGGCGTCACATTGCACTCCGACAGCGAACTATACTCTGCAGGCGATGATCTCTCTTCACCTCCCTCGTCAAACTCTCCCGTTATCCTCTATAAGCCCCCTACAGTGTGGTCTTTGATACGGGGAGCTGCTATCAACCTCCTTCTACCCTTTGTTAACGGCATGATGCTTGGATTTGGAGAACTCTTCGCTCATGAGGCTGCTTTTAGGCTGGGATGGGGAGGTACAAAG GTCTTCCCCCTCTCACGAAGAAGAGTTCACCCTATCGGACCTGGTATCGAGCTTCGAGAAAAGTCATATGCTCCTCGCCCTTCGCTGGACGATTTTGCAAGCCTGGAGTAA